A stretch of Streptococcus chenjunshii DNA encodes these proteins:
- a CDS encoding CopY/TcrY family copper transport repressor gives MIIANAEWEVMRVVWTKGQTTSGEILETLRQKTQWSSSTVKTLLKRLVGKGCLQAEKQGKQFIYSALISEESSMSEQAAILLDKFCQRRYPALIEHLLDASPMTLDDIERLQALLARKRAEAVAEIPCHCIQGQCRCKENTEVF, from the coding sequence ATGATAATTGCCAATGCAGAATGGGAAGTTATGCGCGTGGTCTGGACAAAAGGGCAGACCACAAGCGGTGAAATTTTAGAAACTTTGAGGCAAAAAACGCAGTGGAGTTCTTCTACCGTCAAAACCTTGCTCAAACGTCTAGTGGGTAAAGGCTGCCTGCAGGCTGAAAAGCAGGGAAAACAATTTATTTATTCTGCTTTAATCAGTGAAGAATCCAGCATGAGTGAACAGGCTGCCATACTTTTGGACAAATTCTGTCAGCGCCGTTACCCTGCCCTAATTGAGCATCTTTTAGATGCCAGTCCGATGACTTTGGATGACATTGAGCGTTTGCAGGCATTACTGGCTCGAAAAAGAGCTGAAGCAGTTGCTGAGATTCCTTGTCATTGTATACAAGGTCAATGCCGCTGTAAAGAAAATACGGAGGTTTTCTAA
- a CDS encoding nucleotidyltransferase family protein, which yields MTVKELLEKDSRIMTILEIIADLDLQDAWLCAGTLRNYIWQSLSDDAFSLGQTDVDVVFYDEKMSYEETIEKERHLQELYPAYNWELKNQVYMHYHSPHTGAYTSATDAIAKFPERCTAIGARLDRDKQLCLFLPYGEEDLLTFKIRPTPHFAQNADRLRLYKERLLKKDWQNKWPQLEIEWE from the coding sequence ATGACAGTTAAAGAATTGCTTGAAAAGGACAGCAGAATTATGACGATTTTAGAAATAATAGCTGATTTGGATTTGCAGGATGCCTGGCTGTGTGCCGGAACTCTGCGGAATTATATTTGGCAGTCTCTGTCGGACGATGCTTTTTCACTGGGGCAAACAGATGTTGATGTGGTTTTTTATGATGAAAAAATGTCTTATGAAGAAACAATAGAGAAGGAGCGTCATTTGCAGGAACTCTACCCCGCTTATAACTGGGAGCTGAAAAACCAAGTTTATATGCATTACCACAGTCCCCATACAGGAGCTTATACAAGTGCGACTGATGCTATTGCAAAATTTCCAGAGAGATGCACAGCAATCGGCGCTAGGCTGGACAGGGATAAGCAACTGTGTCTTTTTTTACCCTATGGCGAAGAAGATCTCCTGACTTTTAAGATTAGACCCACCCCGCATTTTGCTCAGAATGCTGACCGTCTTCGTCTGTATAAGGAGCGTTTGTTAAAAAAAGACTGGCAAAACAAATGGCCTCAGTTAGAAATAGAATGGGAATGA
- the rbfA gene encoding 30S ribosome-binding factor RbfA: protein MANSFRVDRVGMEIKREVNDILQKKVRDPRVKAVTITDVQMLGDLSLAKVYYTVMSDLASDQQKAQKGLEKATGTIKRELGHNLTMYKIPDLRFIKDESIAYGNKIDQMLRDLENKK from the coding sequence ATGGCGAATTCATTCCGTGTTGATCGTGTAGGAATGGAGATTAAGCGTGAGGTCAACGACATTTTACAGAAAAAAGTTCGTGATCCGCGTGTAAAAGCAGTGACAATAACGGATGTTCAGATGCTTGGAGATTTGTCTCTGGCCAAGGTTTACTATACTGTTATGAGCGATTTAGCTTCTGATCAGCAAAAGGCTCAGAAGGGATTGGAAAAAGCAACTGGAACGATTAAGCGCGAGCTTGGTCATAATCTGACCATGTATAAAATTCCTGATTTACGTTTTATTAAAGATGAGTCGATTGCTTATGGAAATAAAATTGATCAGATGCTGCGCGATTTAGAAAATAAAAAATAA
- the infB gene encoding translation initiation factor IF-2 has product MSKKRLHEIAKEIGKSSKEVVERAQSLGYAVKSHASTVEEADAGRIIASFAAKTKETEASKPEKEKQPVSKTETAAPSAPKQEESAAKPAASKPSSEPAGAAESSVAKPAVIRPKSRNFKAEREARAKAEAERRQAERQQKKNRKAYQQKDGRRSEEGRQNSDWQNRNRDNRHRSNNRRNNDRNSQPNQQPQSNKGRIDFKARAAALKAEQNAEYSRQSETRFREEQEAKAKAAREREAAKQAKIKAQEAQPQQPADIPAVPGFQETAPLATAAPKAADTRRKKQARPEKSRDFAYENEDGPKQTKNKKNWNNQNRVRNQRNSNWNNNKKNKKGRNNRSNQAPKPVTERKFHELPKEFEYTAGMTVAEIAKRIKREPAEIVKKLFMMGVMATQNQSLDGDTIELLMVDYGIEAKAKVEVDTADIDRFFVDEDYLNPDEMVERAPVVTIMGHVDHGKTTLLDTLRNSRVVTGEAGGITQHIGAYQIETEGKKITFLDTPGHAAFTSMRARGASVTDITILIVAADDGVMPQTIEAINHSKAADVPIIVAINKIDKPDANPERVIGELAEHGVVSTAWGGDSEFVEISAKFGKNIDELLETVLLVAEIQELKADPTVRAIGTVIEARLDKGKGAVATLLVQQGTLNVQDPIVVGNTFGRVRAMTNDLGRRVKAAPPSTPVSITGLNEAPMAGDHFAVYEDEKAARAAGEERAKRALLKQRQTTHRVSLENLFDTLKAGEVKSVNVIIKADVQGSVEALAASLLKIDVEGVKVNVVHSAVGAINESDVTLAEASNAVIIGFNVRPTPQARQQAEADEVEIRLHSIIYKVIEEVEDAMKGMLDPEYEEKVIGEAVIRETFKVSKVGTIGGFMVLSGKVTRDSSVRVIRDGVVVFDGQLASLKHYKDDVKEVGNAQEGGLMIENYNDLKIDDNIEAYIMEEITR; this is encoded by the coding sequence TTGTCAAAGAAAAGATTGCACGAAATTGCAAAAGAAATTGGAAAAAGCAGCAAAGAGGTTGTTGAACGTGCGCAGTCGCTCGGTTACGCCGTGAAAAGCCATGCTTCTACCGTTGAAGAAGCGGATGCCGGCCGCATTATAGCGAGTTTTGCTGCGAAAACAAAAGAAACAGAAGCTTCTAAACCGGAGAAAGAAAAGCAGCCTGTTTCTAAAACTGAAACAGCGGCTCCGTCTGCTCCCAAGCAGGAAGAGTCCGCAGCAAAACCGGCAGCTTCTAAGCCTTCTTCGGAGCCTGCGGGTGCGGCGGAAAGTTCAGTGGCAAAACCAGCCGTTATTCGTCCGAAAAGCCGTAATTTTAAAGCAGAACGTGAGGCTAGGGCCAAGGCTGAGGCTGAGCGCCGTCAGGCGGAGCGGCAGCAAAAAAAGAACCGCAAAGCTTATCAGCAAAAAGACGGCCGTAGATCTGAAGAAGGCCGGCAAAACAGTGACTGGCAGAACAGGAACCGCGATAACCGCCATCGTTCGAATAACCGCCGCAATAATGACCGGAATTCCCAGCCAAATCAGCAGCCGCAATCAAATAAAGGGCGGATCGATTTTAAAGCCCGTGCTGCAGCCTTAAAAGCAGAACAAAATGCTGAATATTCCCGTCAAAGTGAGACACGTTTCCGTGAAGAACAGGAAGCTAAGGCAAAAGCTGCACGTGAACGTGAGGCTGCCAAACAAGCGAAAATAAAAGCTCAGGAAGCCCAGCCGCAACAGCCTGCAGATATTCCCGCAGTTCCGGGATTTCAGGAAACTGCCCCTCTGGCTACGGCTGCCCCTAAAGCTGCAGATACCCGTCGGAAAAAACAGGCACGTCCGGAAAAATCCCGTGATTTTGCTTATGAAAATGAAGACGGACCTAAACAAACGAAAAATAAGAAAAACTGGAATAATCAAAACCGCGTGAGAAATCAAAGAAATAGCAACTGGAACAACAATAAGAAAAACAAAAAAGGCAGGAATAATCGCAGCAATCAGGCACCAAAACCTGTTACTGAACGTAAGTTCCATGAACTGCCGAAAGAATTTGAGTATACTGCAGGGATGACCGTTGCAGAAATTGCTAAGCGCATAAAGCGTGAACCTGCTGAAATTGTCAAAAAACTCTTTATGATGGGGGTTATGGCCACACAAAATCAATCGCTGGATGGTGATACTATTGAACTGCTGATGGTTGATTACGGTATTGAAGCCAAAGCTAAAGTCGAAGTAGATACAGCCGATATTGACCGCTTCTTTGTTGATGAGGATTACCTCAATCCTGATGAGATGGTTGAGCGTGCTCCGGTTGTGACAATTATGGGACATGTTGACCACGGGAAAACAACTCTCTTAGATACTTTGCGCAATTCACGTGTTGTGACAGGGGAAGCTGGGGGCATTACGCAGCATATCGGTGCTTATCAGATTGAGACCGAAGGCAAGAAAATCACTTTTCTTGATACTCCAGGACACGCTGCTTTTACTAGTATGCGTGCCCGCGGAGCCTCTGTGACTGACATTACGATTTTGATTGTAGCAGCTGATGACGGTGTCATGCCGCAGACCATTGAAGCTATTAACCATTCAAAAGCAGCAGATGTTCCGATTATCGTTGCCATCAATAAGATTGACAAACCAGATGCTAACCCTGAACGTGTTATCGGCGAATTGGCTGAACATGGTGTTGTATCAACAGCATGGGGCGGAGATTCAGAATTTGTGGAAATCTCGGCTAAATTTGGCAAAAATATTGATGAATTGCTGGAAACGGTTCTATTGGTTGCTGAAATCCAAGAGCTTAAAGCTGATCCAACTGTACGGGCTATAGGAACGGTTATCGAAGCCCGTCTGGATAAAGGAAAAGGTGCGGTAGCTACCCTTTTAGTTCAGCAGGGAACTCTCAATGTGCAGGATCCGATTGTTGTCGGCAATACCTTTGGCCGTGTTCGGGCTATGACTAATGATTTAGGCCGCCGTGTGAAGGCAGCTCCGCCTTCAACTCCGGTATCTATTACAGGTTTGAACGAAGCGCCTATGGCAGGTGACCATTTCGCCGTCTATGAAGATGAGAAAGCGGCTCGGGCTGCTGGGGAAGAACGGGCAAAACGCGCTCTGCTTAAACAGCGCCAAACAACACACCGTGTCAGCCTTGAAAATCTTTTTGACACCCTTAAAGCCGGCGAAGTGAAATCGGTTAATGTCATCATTAAGGCAGATGTTCAGGGATCTGTAGAAGCTCTGGCAGCTTCTTTGCTCAAGATAGATGTTGAAGGTGTTAAAGTCAATGTCGTGCATTCAGCAGTAGGAGCAATCAACGAATCAGATGTTACGTTGGCTGAAGCCAGCAATGCCGTTATCATTGGCTTTAATGTCCGTCCGACACCGCAGGCCCGTCAGCAGGCTGAAGCAGATGAAGTAGAAATCCGTCTGCATTCTATTATCTATAAAGTTATAGAAGAAGTTGAAGATGCCATGAAAGGGATGCTTGATCCGGAATATGAAGAAAAAGTTATCGGAGAGGCCGTTATTCGTGAGACCTTTAAAGTATCCAAAGTGGGAACAATCGGCGGTTTCATGGTTCTCAGCGGTAAGGTTACCCGTGATTCAAGTGTCCGGGTTATCCGCGATGGCGTTGTTGTTTTTGATGGCCAATTAGCCAGTCTGAAGCATTATAAAGACGATGTAAAAGAAGTTGGTAATGCGCAGGAAGGTGGCTTAATGATCGAAAATTACAATGATTTGAAAATCGATGACAATATTGAAGCTTACATTATGGAAGAAATCACCCGTTAA
- a CDS encoding YlxQ-related RNA-binding protein, producing the protein MNNLKKLSQIIGLAHRAGCVIAGEELAVKAIQNRQAKLIFLANDAGPNLSKKIRDKSNYYNVEVSTVFSALELSAALGKPRKVIAIADTGFSKKMRTLME; encoded by the coding sequence TTGAATAATTTAAAAAAACTCTCACAGATTATCGGTCTTGCTCACCGCGCCGGATGTGTGATAGCGGGTGAAGAACTGGCTGTTAAAGCGATACAGAACAGACAAGCCAAACTCATTTTTCTCGCCAATGATGCCGGCCCAAATTTGAGCAAAAAGATAAGAGATAAAAGCAACTATTACAATGTAGAAGTCTCCACAGTGTTTTCCGCACTGGAATTAAGTGCTGCCTTAGGCAAGCCGCGTAAAGTGATTGCCATTGCAGATACTGGATTTTCAAAGAAAATGAGGACTCTTATGGAATAG
- the rnpM gene encoding RNase P modulator RnpM gives MPKTRKIPLRKSVVSGEIIDKRDLLRIVKTKEGEIFIDPTGKKNGRGAYIKLDNDEALAAKKKRIFDRTFAMAVPENFYDDLIAYVDHKVKRKELGLE, from the coding sequence ATGCCTAAAACTAGAAAAATTCCCTTGAGAAAATCAGTTGTCTCTGGTGAGATCATTGATAAACGTGATCTTCTGAGAATCGTCAAAACTAAGGAAGGTGAGATTTTTATCGATCCGACCGGCAAAAAGAACGGCCGCGGAGCTTACATTAAACTGGATAATGATGAAGCTCTGGCTGCTAAGAAAAAGCGGATTTTTGACCGGACTTTTGCTATGGCGGTTCCGGAAAACTTTTATGATGATTTGATTGCTTATGTTGACCATAAAGTGAAAAGAAAAGAGCTAGGCCTTGAATAA
- the nusA gene encoding transcription termination factor NusA produces MSKEMLEAFRILEEEKHIDKKDIIEAVEESLKSAYKRRYGQAESCVVEFDEKTGDFQVYTVREVVEEVFDSRLEISLSDALAISSAYELGDKIRFAESVAEFGRVAAQSAKQTIMEKMRRQMREVTFNEYKEHEGEIMTGTVERFDQRFIYVNLGSLEAQLSHQDQIPGETFKSHDRIEVYVYKVENNPKGVNVFVSRSHPQFIKRIMEQEIPEVFDGTVEIMGVSREAGDRTKIAVRSHNPNVDAIGTIVGRGGSNIKKVTSKFHPKRVDPKTGVALPMEENIDVIQWVEDPAEFIYNAIAPAEVDMVLFDDEDPKRATVVVPDSKLSLAIGRRGQNVRLAAHLTGYRIDIKSASEYDELEAQREELLTAEAEGSESEPSEPVLDGTE; encoded by the coding sequence ATGAGCAAAGAAATGTTAGAAGCCTTCCGCATTTTGGAAGAAGAAAAACATATTGACAAAAAAGATATTATCGAAGCGGTTGAGGAATCTTTAAAATCTGCCTATAAGCGCCGATATGGACAGGCAGAGTCCTGTGTAGTTGAATTTGATGAAAAAACAGGTGATTTTCAGGTTTATACGGTCCGTGAAGTGGTTGAAGAAGTTTTTGACAGCCGGCTTGAGATCAGCCTTTCGGATGCTTTGGCCATCAGTTCTGCCTATGAACTCGGTGATAAAATCCGTTTTGCCGAGTCAGTTGCGGAGTTTGGGCGTGTTGCGGCACAGTCAGCCAAGCAAACTATTATGGAAAAAATGCGGCGTCAGATGCGGGAAGTCACCTTTAATGAATATAAAGAGCATGAAGGTGAAATCATGACGGGTACTGTTGAGCGTTTTGACCAGCGTTTCATTTATGTGAATCTGGGGTCTTTGGAAGCGCAGCTTTCTCATCAGGATCAAATTCCGGGAGAAACCTTTAAGTCGCATGACCGTATTGAAGTTTATGTTTATAAAGTTGAAAACAACCCTAAGGGGGTCAACGTTTTCGTCAGCCGCAGCCATCCTCAGTTTATTAAACGGATTATGGAACAGGAGATTCCTGAAGTATTTGACGGCACTGTTGAGATTATGGGTGTCTCACGCGAAGCCGGAGATCGGACAAAAATTGCGGTGCGCAGCCACAATCCCAATGTCGATGCTATCGGTACTATTGTTGGACGCGGCGGCAGCAATATCAAAAAAGTGACCAGCAAATTTCATCCTAAGCGCGTGGATCCTAAAACAGGTGTTGCTCTGCCGATGGAGGAAAATATTGATGTCATTCAATGGGTTGAGGATCCTGCTGAATTCATTTACAATGCAATTGCTCCCGCAGAAGTGGACATGGTGCTCTTTGACGATGAGGATCCTAAGCGGGCAACAGTTGTTGTGCCGGACAGTAAATTATCTCTTGCTATCGGCCGCCGCGGGCAGAACGTTCGTCTGGCCGCCCATCTGACAGGTTACCGTATCGATATTAAATCGGCAAGTGAATACGATGAATTGGAAGCTCAAAGAGAAGAGCTGTTAACTGCGGAAGCAGAGGGCTCCGAGAGTGAGCCGTCAGAACCTGTTCTTGATGGAACAGAATAA
- the rimP gene encoding ribosome maturation factor RimP has translation MIANHIVERVTEQIAPVIEAPFVLVDVEYEKKGGDYILSILVDKPGGITVEDTAELTDIISPLLDTIKPDPFPDQYLLEVSSPGLERPLKTAASLTEAVGSYISVSLYKPIDKMKHFEGDLLAFDGQELTLEFMDKGRKKTVVIPYQTVAKARLAVKF, from the coding sequence ATTATCGCAAATCATATTGTCGAACGTGTTACCGAACAGATTGCCCCTGTAATTGAAGCCCCGTTTGTACTAGTTGATGTTGAATATGAAAAAAAGGGCGGAGATTATATTTTGAGCATTCTGGTGGACAAGCCCGGAGGGATTACTGTGGAAGATACAGCAGAGCTGACCGACATTATCAGTCCTTTGCTGGATACAATCAAGCCCGATCCTTTTCCTGATCAGTACCTTTTGGAAGTATCCAGTCCGGGGCTGGAGCGTCCCTTAAAAACCGCAGCCAGTCTGACCGAAGCTGTGGGAAGTTATATCAGTGTCAGCCTGTATAAGCCTATCGATAAGATGAAGCATTTTGAAGGCGATCTGCTGGCTTTTGACGGTCAGGAACTGACGCTCGAATTTATGGATAAAGGGCGTAAAAAAACGGTTGTTATTCCCTATCAGACGGTTGCTAAAGCCCGTCTAGCAGTTAAATTTTAA
- the rpoE gene encoding DNA-directed RNA polymerase subunit delta, which translates to MELEVFAGQEKSELSMIEVARAILEERGRDKEMHFSDLVNDIQNYLEKTDQEIRESLPFFYADLNTDGSFIPLGENKWGLRSWYAVDEIDEEIITLEDHEEGAPKRKKKRVNAFMDGDEDAIDYRDDDPEDEDYTPADQEVEYEEENPDDEKDEVDSYDSEINEIIPDEDLDEDVELNEEDDEEEDEDFEQEETEIN; encoded by the coding sequence TTGGAATTAGAAGTATTTGCCGGACAGGAAAAGAGTGAGCTGTCAATGATTGAGGTGGCGCGTGCTATTTTAGAGGAGCGCGGCCGTGATAAAGAGATGCATTTCAGTGACCTTGTCAATGATATTCAAAACTATTTGGAGAAAACCGATCAGGAAATTCGTGAATCGCTCCCTTTCTTTTATGCTGATTTAAATACTGACGGCAGTTTTATTCCGCTTGGGGAAAATAAGTGGGGACTGCGTTCATGGTACGCTGTTGACGAGATTGATGAAGAGATTATTACGCTTGAAGATCATGAAGAAGGCGCGCCGAAACGTAAGAAAAAACGGGTCAATGCTTTCATGGACGGTGATGAGGATGCCATTGATTACCGGGACGATGATCCGGAAGATGAAGATTATACACCGGCAGATCAGGAAGTAGAATATGAAGAAGAAAATCCGGATGATGAAAAAGACGAAGTCGATTCCTATGATTCAGAAATCAATGAAATTATCCCTGATGAGGATTTAGATGAGGATGTTGAACTGAACGAAGAGGATGATGAGGAAGAAGATGAAGACTTTGAGCAGGAAGAAACTGAGATTAATTAA
- a CDS encoding HAD family hydrolase has translation MLQLIVFDMDGVIVDTEYLDFQLQSAYIKSLSANPEQLTHDDFSNLVGRSGTDLLMQIKELSQTELSFDEIEQGLADIEKEKYQAENYLPLFRSDITAILQYARGQGILLAVASSTQKPYLLDILKNCEIEEYFDLVVSGQDFPESKPNPAIYQSVLQKLGVPASKAVAVEDSPSGIEAAKGAGIYTIAYLEERMAVDQSQADILAKDMKEVLSHVRKRHLQTLTKNDF, from the coding sequence ATGTTACAACTAATTGTTTTTGATATGGATGGGGTCATTGTTGATACAGAATATTTGGATTTTCAGCTTCAGAGTGCCTATATTAAATCACTTTCTGCCAATCCGGAACAATTAACTCATGATGATTTTTCAAATTTAGTCGGCCGTTCGGGGACAGATCTGCTGATGCAGATTAAGGAACTGAGCCAAACGGAACTATCGTTTGACGAAATTGAGCAGGGGCTGGCTGATATTGAAAAAGAAAAATATCAGGCTGAAAATTATTTACCGCTATTCCGGTCAGATATTACAGCAATTCTGCAGTATGCCAGAGGACAGGGCATTCTGCTGGCCGTTGCTTCATCAACCCAGAAGCCTTATCTCTTAGACATCTTAAAGAACTGTGAGATTGAGGAATATTTTGATTTGGTTGTCAGCGGGCAGGATTTTCCTGAGAGCAAACCTAATCCGGCTATTTATCAGTCTGTTTTGCAAAAGCTGGGGGTGCCGGCTTCAAAAGCGGTAGCTGTTGAAGATTCGCCGTCCGGAATAGAAGCAGCTAAAGGAGCTGGGATTTATACGATTGCTTATTTGGAGGAAAGGATGGCCGTGGATCAGTCCCAGGCTGATATTCTAGCCAAAGATATGAAAGAAGTCTTGTCACATGTCCGAAAGAGACATCTTCAGACTTTGACGAAAAATGATTTTTAG
- the tig gene encoding trigger factor, translated as MSTSFENTATNRGLITFTIGQDKIQPALDQTFNKVKKDLNVPGFRKGRIPRAIFNQKFGEEALYEETLNAILPTAYEAAVAELGLDVVAQPKIDVKSMEKGAEWTLTAEVVTKPEVKLGEYKNLEVSVDADQEVTEAEVDEKVERERKNLAELVLKDDAAAEGDTVVIDFVGSVDGVEFDGGKGDNFSLELGSGQFIPGFEDQLVGSKAGDTLDVNVTFPQDYQSEDLAGKDAKFVTTVHEVKAKEVPDLDDELAKDIDEEVETLDELKAKYREELAADKKKAYDDAVEGAALELAVENAEIVELPEEMVDAEVHRAMNEFMNNMQRQGISPEMYYQLTGTTEEDLHKQYEVDAEKRTKTNLVIEAIAEAENFEATDEEIEKEVTDLAAEYNMPNEQVRSLLSADMLKHDIAMKKAVDIVTSTAKVK; from the coding sequence ATGTCAACATCATTTGAAAACACAGCTACAAACCGTGGTCTTATTACATTTACAATCGGTCAGGATAAAATTCAGCCAGCACTTGATCAAACCTTCAATAAAGTTAAAAAAGATTTGAATGTGCCTGGCTTCCGGAAGGGACGTATACCGCGTGCTATTTTTAACCAAAAATTCGGTGAAGAAGCACTTTATGAAGAGACACTCAATGCGATTTTGCCTACAGCTTATGAAGCAGCTGTTGCTGAATTAGGACTTGATGTTGTCGCGCAGCCAAAAATTGATGTTAAGTCAATGGAAAAAGGTGCGGAGTGGACACTGACGGCTGAAGTTGTCACAAAACCAGAAGTGAAGCTCGGAGAATATAAGAATCTTGAGGTGTCTGTTGATGCTGACCAAGAAGTGACTGAGGCTGAAGTGGACGAAAAAGTTGAAAGAGAACGTAAGAATTTAGCAGAACTGGTTCTCAAAGATGATGCTGCTGCAGAAGGCGATACAGTTGTTATCGATTTTGTCGGTTCGGTTGACGGTGTTGAATTTGATGGCGGAAAAGGCGATAATTTCTCACTTGAACTTGGTTCAGGGCAATTCATACCAGGATTTGAAGATCAGCTTGTTGGCAGCAAGGCCGGAGATACGCTGGATGTCAACGTGACTTTCCCGCAAGACTATCAATCCGAAGATTTAGCGGGCAAAGATGCTAAGTTCGTAACAACTGTTCATGAAGTCAAAGCAAAAGAAGTACCAGATCTTGATGATGAGCTGGCAAAAGATATTGATGAAGAAGTTGAAACGCTTGACGAGCTGAAAGCTAAATACCGTGAAGAATTAGCTGCAGATAAGAAAAAAGCCTATGATGATGCTGTTGAAGGGGCGGCTCTCGAATTGGCAGTCGAAAATGCTGAAATTGTCGAACTGCCGGAAGAGATGGTTGATGCGGAAGTTCACCGGGCGATGAATGAATTTATGAACAATATGCAGCGCCAAGGTATTTCACCGGAAATGTATTATCAGCTGACCGGAACGACTGAGGAAGATTTGCATAAACAGTATGAGGTTGATGCGGAAAAACGGACAAAAACCAATCTTGTGATTGAGGCTATTGCTGAAGCTGAGAATTTTGAAGCAACAGATGAAGAGATTGAGAAAGAAGTTACGGACCTTGCTGCTGAATATAATATGCCTAACGAGCAGGTTCGCAGCCTTCTGTCAGCTGACATGCTCAAGCATGATATTGCTATGAAAAAGGCTGTTGATATTGTAACAAGCACAGCCAAAGTGAAATAA
- a CDS encoding mechanosensitive ion channel family protein, translating into MTIITRYIEQLHLDDIAVDMLSKAVSLLLLLLVFFIGKKVLSHILNQTIAKSLSFIRQNKARQETIVKLANNIMNYGLYFLLLYWVLTILGIPISSLLAGAGLAGLAIGLGAQGFLSDVVNGFFILLENQYDVGDSVEIGSVAGNVTSLGIRTTQVRGFDGTLYFIPNREILVVSNKSRGNMRAQIDIPIYAQTPLEKVADIIESVNKEQLQNYPEITDNPLILGLQTNQAGQLVYRINIFVQNGEQNRIYSVFYSLYQEALIANGIQLPTLNTFKAPSLSR; encoded by the coding sequence ATGACTATTATAACAAGATATATTGAACAGCTTCATTTAGATGATATTGCCGTTGATATGCTTTCCAAAGCAGTCTCATTGCTACTTTTGCTTTTAGTCTTTTTTATCGGTAAAAAAGTACTCAGCCATATTCTGAATCAAACGATTGCCAAATCGCTTTCCTTTATACGCCAAAATAAGGCTCGGCAGGAAACCATTGTCAAGCTGGCTAATAACATCATGAATTACGGACTTTATTTCCTTTTGCTTTACTGGGTATTGACCATTTTAGGAATTCCAATTTCAAGCCTTTTAGCTGGTGCTGGACTAGCCGGTTTGGCAATTGGGCTTGGTGCTCAGGGCTTCCTCTCAGATGTCGTCAATGGTTTTTTTATCCTTTTAGAAAACCAATATGATGTCGGAGACTCTGTTGAAATCGGTTCGGTAGCCGGTAACGTGACCAGCCTTGGTATTCGAACAACTCAGGTACGCGGATTTGACGGTACTCTCTACTTTATTCCCAATCGGGAAATTTTAGTAGTCAGCAATAAATCCCGGGGGAATATGCGGGCACAGATTGATATCCCGATTTATGCCCAGACCCCTTTGGAAAAGGTCGCTGATATTATAGAGTCTGTCAATAAAGAACAGCTGCAGAATTACCCTGAAATCACTGACAATCCACTAATCTTAGGACTACAGACTAACCAAGCAGGGCAACTAGTCTACCGCATCAACATTTTCGTCCAAAACGGGGAGCAAAACCGCATCTATTCAGTTTTCTACAGTTTATACCAGGAAGCATTAATCGCTAACGGCATTCAGCTGCCGACGCTTAATACGTTTAAAGCGCCCTCTCTTTCCCGATAA
- a CDS encoding TIGR01440 family protein: protein MDLEKLERESRKITADIIERSAVKKGQIFVLGLSSSEVAGGLIGKNSNLEVGEVIVKTIMEELAATGVYLAVQGCEHLNRALVIEREAAERKNLEIVNVLPTLHAGGSGQLAAFKFMDDPVEVEEVVAHAGIDIGDTFIGMHVKRVQVPLVPLQRELGGAHVTALASRPKLIGGARAKYVQDPIRKF from the coding sequence ATGGATTTAGAAAAACTGGAGAGGGAAAGCAGAAAGATAACTGCCGATATTATTGAGCGCAGCGCTGTCAAGAAGGGACAGATTTTTGTTTTAGGCTTATCGTCCAGTGAGGTTGCCGGCGGTTTAATCGGAAAAAATTCCAATCTTGAGGTTGGTGAGGTGATTGTCAAAACGATTATGGAGGAGCTTGCAGCCACCGGCGTTTATTTAGCAGTACAGGGATGTGAGCACCTTAACCGCGCTTTAGTTATTGAAAGAGAGGCAGCAGAGCGCAAAAATTTGGAAATTGTGAATGTTTTGCCGACTCTTCATGCAGGCGGCAGCGGACAGTTGGCGGCTTTTAAATTTATGGATGATCCTGTCGAAGTGGAGGAAGTTGTTGCCCATGCAGGGATTGATATTGGTGATACCTTTATTGGAATGCATGTCAAGCGTGTTCAGGTACCGCTGGTTCCTTTGCAGCGTGAGCTGGGGGGAGCCCATGTGACAGCACTCGCCAGTCGCCCTAAACTAATAGGCGGAGCGCGTGCCAAATACGTGCAAGACCCTATTCGAAAATTTTAA